The DNA sequence CGCGAACAGCAGATCGCCGTCGCAGAGAAGGTCCAGGCCGCCCAGGGTTGGGGCGCATGGCCTGCCTGCACCGCCAAGTTGGGAATCCGCTAACAACGAACGCTGCCTGTATGCCGCGAGAGCAGGCCGGCTCTCCCTTGCGTCTACCGTGCGCGTGCCGATAGTAGAAATCCCGCGTCAGGGCGGTAGATTGGGGTGCTATGGAAGAACCTTCAGGTGCACAGCTGCTCGGACCGGTGGAGATCCGTCAGCTGGCGGAAAAGCTCGATGTCACGCCCACCAAGAAGTTGGGGCAGAACTTCGTTCATGATCCCAACACGGTGCGACGAATCGTCACCGCTGCTGACCTGACCGCAGATGATCACGTGGTGGAGGTCGGTCCGGGGCTGGGTTCGCTCACCCTGGCACTGGTGGAGTCCGCTGCCGCGGTGACTGCGGTGGAGATTGATCCCCGGCTGGCTGCAGAACTGCCCGCCACTTTTGCCTGGCGTGCCCCGGCGTTGGCGGACAAGCTCACCGTGGTGCAGAAGGACGCACTCAAGGTCCAGCAATCCGATTTCAGCACCCAGCCCACCGCGCTGGTGGCAAACCTGCCCTACAACGTTTCGGTACCTGTTCTGCTCCACATGTTGGCGGAGTTCCCCACCATCACCAAGGTGCTGGTCATGGTTCAACTCGAGGTGGCTGACCGTCTCGCTGCTGATCCGGGTTCCAAGATTTACGGCGTGCCGAGTGTGAAGGCATCCTTCTACGGTCCGGTGTCCAAGGCGGGAACCATCGGAAAGAATGTGTTCTGGCCGGCACCCAAGATTGAATCAGGTCTGGTCAAGATCACCCGGGTGGAAACCCCCTGGCCCCAGGATGATGAGACCAGGGCCAAGGTCTGGCCGGTTATTGATGCGGCTTTCCTGCAGCGACGAAAGACCCTGCGCGCTGCACTGTCGGGTCATTTCGGTTCCGCCCCGGCATCCGAGGAGGCACTGGTTGCAGCGGGGATCGATCCCCAGCTGCGCGGTGAGAAACTGGATGTGGCAGATTATGTCCGGCTCGCGGGGGTGAGCACCGAGTGAAGATCACCGCTAAAGCCTGGGGCAAAATCAATCTCCACCTCGGTGTGGGACCTGCCCGTGAGGACGGCTACCACGAGCTGGTCACCGTATTTCAGACAATAAATCTGGCTGAGACCATCACCCTGACCACACTGGATGAGGATGCGCCGGAACAGGGGAGCGTCGTTAAGCAATTGTCTGTGACCGGGCCCCGTGGCGTGCCCACGGATCCCAGCAACCTGGCTTGGCGTGCGGTTGACGCTCTTGTGGCGCGCTGGCGCGCCACCAACGACGGGCCGTTGCCCATGGTGGAGCTGCACATCCAGAA is a window from the Corynebacterium faecale genome containing:
- the rsmA gene encoding 16S rRNA (adenine(1518)-N(6)/adenine(1519)-N(6))-dimethyltransferase RsmA: MEEPSGAQLLGPVEIRQLAEKLDVTPTKKLGQNFVHDPNTVRRIVTAADLTADDHVVEVGPGLGSLTLALVESAAAVTAVEIDPRLAAELPATFAWRAPALADKLTVVQKDALKVQQSDFSTQPTALVANLPYNVSVPVLLHMLAEFPTITKVLVMVQLEVADRLAADPGSKIYGVPSVKASFYGPVSKAGTIGKNVFWPAPKIESGLVKITRVETPWPQDDETRAKVWPVIDAAFLQRRKTLRAALSGHFGSAPASEEALVAAGIDPQLRGEKLDVADYVRLAGVSTE